One region of Tamandua tetradactyla isolate mTamTet1 chromosome 6, mTamTet1.pri, whole genome shotgun sequence genomic DNA includes:
- the ASGR1 gene encoding asialoglycoprotein receptor 1, with protein MTKEYQDLQHLDNEDSDLHQLRKGPPPPQPLLQRLCSGPLLLLLSLGLSVLLLVVLCVIGSQNSQLRGELRALRQTFHNFSASVEADVKALSTQGGSMGRKMKTLESQLEKQQQDLTEDHSSLLLHVKQFVSDLRSLSCQMAVLQGNSTERPCCPVNWVELEGSCYWFSRSGRPWSEAEKYCQLENAHLVVVTSWEEQKFLQHHVGPVNTWMGLTDHTGAWKWVDGTDYETGFQNWRPEQPDDWYGHGLGGGEDCAHFTDDGRWNDDVCQRPYRWVCETELGKAS; from the exons ATGACGAAGGAGTATCAAGACCTCCAGCATCTGGATAATGAGGACAGTGACCTCCACCAGCTGCGAAAAG GgccacctccaccccagccccttTTGCAGCGTCTTTGCTCCGGACCCCTGCTCCTCCtgctctctctgggcctcagcgtCCTGCTGCTGGTGGTTCTCTGTGTAATCGGATCCCAAA ACTCCCAGCTGCGTGGGGAGCTGCGCGCCCTGAGGCAGACCTTCCACAACTTCTCAGCGAGCGTGGAGGCCGACGTCAAGGCGCTGAGCACGCAGG GAGGCAGCATGGGCAGGAAGATGAAGACCCTGGAATCTCAGCTGGAGAAACAGCAGCAGGACCTCACTGAAG ATCACTCCAGCTTGCTGCTCCACGTGAAGCAGTTTGTGTCCGACCTGCGCAGCCTGAGCTGTCAGATGGCCGTCCTACAGGGCAACA GCACCGAAAGGCCCTGCTGCCCCGTTAACTGGGTGGAGCTCGAAGGCAGCTGCTACTGGTTCTCCCGCTCTGGGAGGCCCTGGTCCGAGGCTGAGAAGTACTGCCAGCTGGAGAACGCTCACCTGGTGGTGGTCACCTCCTGGGAGGAACAG AAATTTCTCCAGCACCATGTGGGCCCTGTGAACACCTGGATGGGCCTCACCGACCACACCGGGGCCTGGAAGTGGGTGGACGGGACGGACTACGAGACAGGCTTCCA GAACTGGAGGCCAGAGCAGCCAGACGACTGGTACGGGCATGGGCTTGGGGGTGGCGAGGACTGCGCCCACTTCACCGATGACGGCCGCTGGAATGATGACGTCTGCCAGAGGCCCTACCGCTGGGTCTGTGAGACGGAGCTGGGCAAGGCCAGCTAG